Proteins encoded by one window of Deinococcus radiodurans R1 = ATCC 13939 = DSM 20539:
- the rraA gene encoding ribonuclease E activity regulator RraA, whose translation MTDFIPTTDLSDAQPQAQVAAPVLRDFGGRTRFQGAAVTLRISENNPLVRQTLQTPGAGRVLVVDGGGSLNCALLGGNLGVFGVENGWEGVIIHGCVRDTAELRELDLGIRALAAHPRRSGKLEEGERDVPVTFAGVTIRPGDHVVADEDGWLVLGAESP comes from the coding sequence ATGACCGACTTCATACCGACCACCGACCTGAGTGACGCCCAGCCACAAGCGCAGGTGGCTGCGCCGGTCTTGCGCGACTTCGGGGGCCGAACGCGCTTTCAGGGCGCCGCCGTGACCCTGCGAATCAGCGAAAACAACCCGCTGGTGCGCCAGACGCTGCAAACGCCGGGCGCGGGCCGCGTGCTTGTGGTGGACGGCGGCGGGAGCCTCAACTGCGCGCTGCTGGGCGGCAACCTGGGGGTCTTCGGGGTGGAGAACGGCTGGGAAGGCGTCATCATCCACGGCTGCGTGCGCGACACCGCCGAGCTGCGCGAGCTCGACCTCGGCATCCGGGCGCTGGCAGCGCATCCCCGGCGCAGCGGCAAACTCGAGGAAGGCGAGCGCGACGTGCCGGTCACCTTCGCGGGCGTGACCATTCGCCCCGGTGACCACGTGGTGGCCGACGAGGACGGCTGGCTGGTCCTCGGCGCGGAGTCGCCGTGA
- the crtI gene encoding phytoene desaturase family protein has protein sequence MTSALPRPAPSPYARRKTALVIGAGFGGLALGIRLQSLGFDTTILERLDGPGGRAYQKRTPDGYVFDMGPTVLTVPHFIEELFALERDRAGLDAPDYPPEVLSGERVKEGVSGGPHTSRYVTLVPILPFYRIVFHDGTYFDYDGDPESTRRQIAELAPGDLAGYERFHADAEAIFRRGFLELGYTHFGDVPTMLRVVPDLLKLDAVRTLFSFTSKYFQSDKLRQVFSFETLLVGGNPLSVPAIYAMIHFVEKTWGIHYAMGGTGALVRGLVQKFEELGGAIRYGAGVDEVLVDGNLPGKRTARGVRLESGEELRADLVASNGDWANTYLKRVRPSARLVNSDLRVKAASESMSLLVVYFGFRGGDDLPLKHHNILLGPRYEALLSEIFGTKRLGEDFSQYLHVPTLTDPALAPAGHHAAYTLVPVPHNGSGIDWDVEGPKLAEAALADIERRGLIPGLRERLTHFEFITPDYFAGTLDSYLGNAFGPEPRLVQSAFFRPHNRSEDLHNFYLVGAGAQPGAGTPSVMMSAKMTARLIAEDFGIHADIRR, from the coding sequence ATGACATCTGCACTTCCTCGCCCTGCTCCTTCGCCCTATGCCCGCCGCAAGACGGCCCTCGTCATCGGCGCGGGCTTCGGCGGCCTCGCGCTCGGCATTCGGCTGCAAAGCCTAGGCTTCGACACCACCATTCTGGAACGGCTCGATGGACCGGGGGGTCGCGCCTACCAGAAGCGCACGCCGGACGGGTATGTGTTCGACATGGGGCCGACCGTGCTGACGGTGCCGCATTTCATCGAGGAACTGTTCGCGCTGGAGCGGGACCGCGCTGGCCTGGACGCGCCCGACTACCCACCCGAGGTGCTGAGCGGCGAGCGGGTCAAGGAGGGCGTGAGCGGCGGCCCCCACACCAGCCGGTACGTGACGCTGGTGCCGATTTTGCCCTTCTACCGCATCGTCTTTCATGACGGCACGTATTTCGACTACGACGGCGACCCGGAGAGCACCCGGCGCCAGATTGCCGAACTCGCGCCGGGCGACCTCGCGGGCTATGAGCGCTTTCACGCCGACGCCGAGGCGATTTTCCGGCGGGGCTTTCTGGAACTCGGCTACACCCATTTCGGCGACGTGCCGACGATGCTGCGGGTGGTGCCCGACCTGCTGAAGCTCGACGCGGTGCGCACCCTCTTTTCGTTCACGTCTAAATACTTCCAGTCGGACAAACTGCGGCAGGTCTTTTCCTTCGAGACGCTGCTCGTCGGCGGCAATCCGCTGAGCGTGCCCGCCATCTACGCGATGATTCACTTCGTCGAGAAGACCTGGGGCATCCACTACGCGATGGGCGGCACCGGGGCGCTGGTGCGCGGGCTGGTGCAGAAATTTGAGGAGCTCGGCGGAGCCATCCGCTACGGCGCCGGCGTAGACGAGGTGCTGGTGGACGGCAATCTACCCGGCAAACGCACAGCGCGCGGTGTGCGGCTGGAGAGCGGCGAAGAGCTGCGGGCCGACCTGGTGGCGAGCAACGGCGACTGGGCGAACACCTACCTCAAGCGCGTGCGTCCCTCGGCGCGGCTGGTCAATTCGGACCTGCGGGTGAAGGCCGCCAGCGAAAGCATGAGCCTGCTCGTCGTCTATTTCGGCTTTCGCGGCGGCGACGATCTGCCGCTCAAGCACCACAACATCCTGCTGGGGCCGCGCTACGAGGCGCTGCTGAGCGAGATTTTCGGGACCAAGCGGCTCGGCGAGGATTTCAGCCAGTACCTGCATGTGCCCACGCTGACCGACCCCGCGCTGGCCCCCGCCGGGCACCACGCCGCCTACACGCTGGTGCCGGTGCCCCACAACGGCAGCGGCATCGACTGGGACGTGGAAGGGCCAAAGCTGGCCGAAGCTGCCCTGGCCGACATCGAACGGCGCGGCCTGATTCCGGGGCTGCGTGAGCGCCTGACCCACTTCGAGTTCATCACGCCCGACTACTTCGCGGGCACGCTCGACAGCTACCTCGGCAACGCCTTCGGGCCGGAGCCACGGCTTGTCCAGAGCGCTTTTTTCCGCCCGCACAACCGCAGCGAGGACCTGCACAACTTCTACCTCGTCGGCGCGGGCGCGCAGCCGGGCGCCGGGACGCCGAGCGTGATGATGTCGGCCAAGATGACGGCCCGCCTGATCGCCGAGGACTTCGGGATTCACGCGGACATCCGGCGCTGA
- a CDS encoding Fur family transcriptional regulator — protein MTARRSTRQRDVIARVLQDAPGPLGVTEVHACAQAELPRLGIATVYRTLKLLTEERRIHPVLLDGETLYETVGRGHHHHFSCTRCGRVFTLHTCPVTLPSSAVYPGGFVVEAHEVTLYGQCPECAARKTGAH, from the coding sequence ATGACCGCCCGCCGCAGCACCCGCCAGCGTGACGTGATCGCCCGCGTGTTGCAGGACGCGCCCGGTCCGCTCGGGGTCACCGAGGTACACGCCTGCGCACAGGCCGAGCTGCCTCGGCTGGGCATTGCCACGGTGTACCGCACCCTCAAGCTGCTGACCGAGGAGCGCCGCATTCACCCGGTGCTGCTTGACGGCGAAACTCTTTACGAAACAGTAGGCCGGGGACATCATCACCATTTCAGCTGCACGCGCTGTGGCCGAGTGTTTACGCTGCATACCTGCCCGGTAACCTTGCCGAGCAGCGCCGTCTATCCCGGCGGGTTCGTGGTCGAGGCGCACGAAGTGACGCTTTATGGGCAGTGTCCGGAGTGCGCGGCGAGGAAGACCGGGGCCCACTAA
- a CDS encoding phytoene/squalene synthase family protein, whose translation MTDYSPALPCTELRRPPLAQAVRYCRDLTRQHSKTFYLGSQLFSPPERAAVWAVYAACRAGDDIVDEAGNGDRERELREWRSRIDAAFAGQPADDPISTALAWAAGRYAIPHSAFAELHEGLNMDLRGHEYRDMDDLLLYCRRVAGVVGFMVAPISGYRGGAATLNDALQLGQAMQLTNILRDVGEDLTRGRVYLPQSLLDEYGLSRAALERWGQGEPLSPAYRALMTHLGGLAREWYAAGRAGIPQLDGRGPLAVLTAARAYEGILDDLERAGYDNFGRRAYVSGRRKLLMLPQAWWELRSLGAVHG comes from the coding sequence GTGACGGACTATTCACCTGCCCTGCCCTGCACCGAACTGCGCCGCCCGCCGCTGGCGCAGGCAGTGAGGTACTGCCGGGACCTGACGCGGCAGCACAGCAAGACGTTTTATCTGGGGTCGCAACTGTTTTCGCCACCCGAGCGGGCCGCCGTGTGGGCGGTCTACGCCGCCTGCCGCGCCGGGGACGACATCGTGGACGAGGCGGGAAACGGGGACCGCGAGCGCGAACTCCGTGAGTGGCGCAGCCGGATTGACGCGGCGTTTGCGGGGCAACCGGCGGACGACCCCATCAGCACGGCGCTGGCGTGGGCGGCGGGGCGCTACGCCATTCCCCACAGCGCCTTTGCCGAGCTGCACGAGGGCCTGAACATGGACCTGCGTGGGCACGAGTACCGCGACATGGACGACCTGTTGCTCTACTGCCGCCGGGTGGCCGGGGTGGTGGGGTTCATGGTCGCGCCTATCAGCGGCTACCGGGGCGGCGCGGCGACGCTGAACGACGCCTTGCAACTCGGTCAGGCGATGCAGCTCACCAACATCCTGCGCGACGTGGGCGAGGACCTGACGCGCGGACGGGTCTACCTGCCGCAGAGCCTGCTCGACGAATACGGCCTGTCACGCGCCGCGCTGGAGCGCTGGGGCCAGGGCGAACCGCTCAGCCCCGCCTACCGCGCCCTGATGACGCACCTCGGCGGGCTGGCGCGCGAGTGGTACGCCGCTGGCCGCGCCGGGATTCCGCAGCTCGACGGACGCGGCCCGCTGGCGGTGCTGACCGCCGCCCGCGCCTACGAGGGCATTCTGGACGACCTCGAACGCGCCGGCTACGACAATTTCGGGCGCCGCGCCTACGTGAGTGGCCGGCGCAAACTGCTGATGCTGCCGCAGGCGTGGTGGGAACTGCGCTCGCTGGGCGCGGTCCACGGCTGA
- a CDS encoding sensor histidine kinase: MTQASSSAGTPAVFVVSPAEAQATALAAELPGTEVRWVADGDQLLREAHARIPQVVLLYSQVPGTPLGQVLGILRQRAELASTHWLAVGSSGLGDLLAAGADALIGDTTPPPALAAQVRTLLGRAAQQTHLQERLTRLQGRLDGWEHDEQVRDQLVHMLVHDLKNPIAAVIGLLQIVEDDDGLSNESRELLRLCRDESQHLLHLTVNMLDVRKIQAGKMNLRRELMFSPMFEEVIELARGDVGSSLRERRVGVQVARDLNPVSADPEILRRVLANLLSNALKHSLSGSAITVSVQAERGGGGVRLSVRDHGEGIPAEDIPNLFAAFEQSRLTLHGRFDTGMGLAFCKMAIEQHDGRIWVESVRGEGSEFFMTLPYAQDPEDGDDDDYAELLT; the protein is encoded by the coding sequence ATGACCCAGGCGAGCAGCTCCGCTGGGACGCCTGCTGTGTTCGTCGTGTCGCCTGCCGAGGCCCAAGCGACCGCACTGGCTGCCGAGCTGCCGGGCACCGAGGTGCGCTGGGTGGCCGACGGCGACCAGTTGCTGCGCGAGGCGCACGCCCGGATTCCCCAGGTCGTGCTGCTCTACAGCCAGGTGCCGGGCACGCCGCTGGGTCAGGTGCTGGGCATTCTGCGTCAACGCGCCGAACTCGCCTCCACCCACTGGCTGGCGGTGGGGTCAAGTGGGCTGGGCGACCTGCTGGCTGCCGGGGCCGACGCGCTGATTGGGGACACCACGCCCCCTCCGGCCCTCGCTGCCCAGGTCCGCACGCTGCTGGGCCGCGCCGCGCAGCAAACCCACCTGCAAGAGCGCCTGACCCGCTTACAGGGCCGGCTCGACGGCTGGGAACACGACGAACAGGTGCGCGACCAGTTGGTCCACATGCTGGTGCACGACCTCAAAAACCCCATCGCGGCGGTCATTGGCCTGCTGCAAATCGTCGAGGACGACGACGGCCTCTCGAACGAGTCGCGTGAGTTGCTGCGGCTGTGCCGGGACGAGTCGCAGCACCTGCTGCACCTCACCGTCAACATGCTCGATGTCCGCAAGATTCAGGCGGGCAAGATGAACCTCCGGCGCGAACTGATGTTCAGCCCGATGTTCGAGGAAGTCATCGAACTCGCGCGCGGCGACGTGGGCAGCAGCCTGCGCGAGCGCCGCGTGGGCGTGCAGGTGGCGCGTGACCTGAATCCCGTGAGCGCCGACCCCGAGATTCTGCGCCGCGTCCTCGCCAACCTGCTCAGCAACGCCCTCAAGCACAGCCTGAGCGGTTCGGCGATCACCGTCAGCGTGCAGGCCGAGCGCGGTGGCGGGGGCGTGCGCCTGAGCGTGCGTGACCACGGCGAGGGTATTCCCGCCGAGGACATCCCCAACCTTTTCGCCGCCTTTGAGCAAAGCCGCCTGACCCTGCATGGCCGCTTCGACACCGGCATGGGCCTGGCCTTTTGCAAGATGGCCATCGAGCAGCACGATGGGCGCATCTGGGTCGAGTCGGTGCGCGGCGAGGGCTCCGAATTTTTCATGACGCTGCCCTACGCGCAGGACCCCGAAGACGGGGACGACGACGATTACGCCGAACTGCTGACTTGA
- the purH gene encoding bifunctional phosphoribosylaminoimidazolecarboxamide formyltransferase/IMP cyclohydrolase, with protein sequence MTKRALISVSDKTGVVEFAAQLQQRGWELLSTGGTFATLSGAGIPVRQVSDVTGFPEMLDGRVKTLHPAIHGGILARREAGHLGQLAAQDIGTIDLVCVNLYPFRETVARGAPDPEVIENIDIGGPAMIRSAAKNHDAVLVLVDPADYALALQDEVSPAERRRLAAKAYRHTSEYDAAITAYLSGESDELPTQLPEHLSLDLTRTAQVRYGENPHQPGAIYRWGNARGPVIDAQVVAGKPMSFNNYADADAAWSLCQELAAQEQGAVCVAVKHANPCGVAVAADVKTAWERARDADTLSVFGGVVAVSQPVDFGAAQSMKGTFLEVLIAPDVTPDAVEWFAAKKPDLRVLIAGQPQGVSVLDVRPLTGGFAVQERDARPWDDLCPEVVTERQPSEQEWADLRFAWAVVKGARSNAVALCKGGVTVGLGAGAVSRIWAAERAIANAGEAAQGAVLASEAFFPFDDVVRLAASAGVTAVLQPGGAKRDPEVIAACNELGISMVFTGSRHFRH encoded by the coding sequence ATGACGAAACGGGCGCTTATTTCGGTCAGCGACAAGACAGGCGTGGTGGAGTTTGCGGCGCAGTTGCAGCAGCGCGGCTGGGAACTGCTCAGCACGGGCGGCACTTTTGCCACACTCTCGGGGGCCGGCATCCCGGTGCGGCAAGTCAGCGACGTGACCGGCTTTCCCGAGATGCTGGACGGGCGGGTCAAGACGCTGCACCCGGCCATTCACGGCGGCATCCTGGCGCGGCGTGAGGCCGGGCACCTGGGGCAGCTCGCCGCGCAGGACATCGGCACCATCGACCTGGTGTGCGTGAACCTCTACCCCTTCCGCGAAACGGTGGCGCGCGGCGCACCCGACCCCGAAGTGATTGAGAACATCGACATCGGCGGCCCGGCCATGATTCGCTCGGCGGCCAAGAACCACGACGCCGTGCTGGTGCTGGTGGACCCCGCCGATTACGCGCTGGCCCTGCAAGACGAGGTCTCCCCCGCCGAGCGCCGCCGCCTGGCCGCCAAGGCCTACCGCCACACCTCCGAGTACGACGCGGCGATTACGGCGTATCTGTCAGGCGAATCGGACGAGCTGCCGACGCAGTTGCCCGAGCACCTCAGCCTCGACCTCACCCGCACCGCGCAGGTCCGTTACGGCGAAAACCCCCACCAGCCCGGCGCCATTTACCGCTGGGGCAACGCGCGCGGCCCGGTGATTGACGCGCAGGTGGTGGCCGGCAAGCCGATGAGCTTCAACAACTATGCCGACGCCGACGCTGCGTGGAGCTTGTGTCAGGAGCTGGCGGCGCAGGAGCAGGGCGCCGTGTGCGTGGCCGTCAAGCACGCCAACCCCTGCGGTGTGGCGGTGGCCGCCGACGTGAAGACCGCCTGGGAACGCGCCCGCGACGCCGACACCCTCAGTGTGTTCGGGGGCGTAGTGGCGGTGAGTCAGCCGGTGGACTTCGGGGCGGCGCAGAGCATGAAAGGCACCTTCCTTGAAGTGCTAATCGCGCCCGACGTGACCCCCGACGCGGTGGAGTGGTTCGCCGCCAAAAAGCCCGACCTGCGGGTGCTGATTGCGGGCCAGCCACAGGGCGTGAGCGTGCTGGACGTGCGCCCGCTGACCGGCGGGTTTGCCGTGCAGGAGCGCGACGCCCGCCCCTGGGACGATCTGTGCCCCGAAGTGGTGACCGAGCGCCAGCCCAGCGAGCAGGAATGGGCCGACCTGCGCTTCGCCTGGGCGGTGGTGAAAGGGGCGCGGTCCAACGCCGTCGCCCTGTGCAAAGGCGGCGTGACGGTGGGCCTCGGTGCCGGGGCCGTGAGCCGCATCTGGGCCGCCGAGCGCGCCATCGCCAACGCGGGTGAAGCAGCTCAGGGCGCGGTGCTGGCCTCCGAAGCCTTTTTCCCCTTCGACGACGTGGTGCGGCTGGCAGCGAGCGCGGGCGTGACCGCCGTGCTGCAACCCGGCGGCGCCAAGCGTGACCCCGAAGTGATTGCCGCCTGCAACGAACTGGGCATCAGCATGGTGTTCACGGGGTCGCGGCATTTCCGGCACTGA
- a CDS encoding bifunctional 5,10-methylenetetrahydrofolate dehydrogenase/5,10-methenyltetrahydrofolate cyclohydrolase: MQTSSEPAASETAALLGKPLADRVMRGVRADLKAWAQLDPPFEPQLVSVLASDDEASQVYVQSKAKRAKKLGVAFRVVDLGAAATQEALEQTLRELSADPAVHGIVLELPLAAGLDADAALLHIAARKDIEGLSPANLALIAAGREPEALLPPTPRSVRFLLRHALGDDLRGLRVAVIGPGRTVGRPLLFMLNNKGATVTLCNEHTRDLAAVLAAQDAVVVAVGKAGLLRPEQVQPEHVVIDAGINVQESGDMVGDALPELPVRAQTPVPGGVGPLTSALMYQNLVRGVKLQRGEPVDD; the protein is encoded by the coding sequence ATGCAGACCTCTTCCGAACCTGCCGCTTCCGAAACCGCCGCGCTGCTCGGCAAACCGCTGGCCGATCGGGTCATGCGCGGCGTGCGCGCCGACCTGAAAGCCTGGGCGCAACTGGACCCACCCTTTGAGCCGCAACTGGTGAGCGTGCTGGCCTCTGACGACGAGGCCTCGCAGGTCTACGTGCAGAGCAAGGCGAAGCGCGCCAAGAAGCTGGGGGTGGCGTTCCGGGTGGTGGACCTCGGCGCGGCGGCCACGCAGGAGGCGTTGGAACAGACCCTGCGCGAGCTGTCCGCCGACCCCGCCGTGCACGGCATCGTGCTGGAGCTGCCGCTGGCCGCTGGGCTGGACGCCGACGCCGCGCTGCTGCACATTGCGGCGCGCAAGGATATCGAGGGGCTGAGCCCGGCCAACCTCGCCCTGATCGCCGCCGGACGCGAACCCGAGGCGCTGTTGCCGCCCACGCCGCGCTCGGTGCGCTTTCTGCTGCGGCACGCGCTGGGCGACGACCTGCGCGGCTTGCGGGTGGCGGTCATCGGGCCGGGGCGCACGGTGGGCCGCCCGCTGCTGTTTATGCTGAACAATAAGGGCGCGACGGTAACGCTGTGCAACGAGCACACCCGCGACCTCGCGGCGGTGCTGGCTGCGCAGGACGCGGTGGTGGTCGCAGTAGGCAAGGCAGGGCTGCTGCGGCCCGAGCAGGTGCAGCCGGAGCACGTCGTCATTGACGCCGGCATCAACGTGCAGGAAAGCGGTGACATGGTGGGCGACGCTCTACCCGAGCTGCCGGTGCGCGCCCAGACCCCGGTGCCGGGCGGCGTGGGGCCGCTGACCTCGGCGCTGATGTACCAGAATCTGGTGCGCGGCGTGAAGTTGCAGCGCGGGGAGCCAGTGGATGACTGA
- a CDS encoding transposase: MGLMAILQYVLSAVPLRKTQRNFLTVLLSVFLAVPGRLNVLNLSRYAACSESTIRRWLHRSDPGAIPWGAVHRATVSTAIESGLISPLCVLAIDASFHRKSGQHTAHLGSFWNGCAARTERGIEQSCCALIDVQHRQAFTVDVRQTRTGSEAPSRLEQAADQLDDVLLDLQTVPRLDLAAVVADGNYAKESMVETVTGHGLPFISRFPRNANLKYLYTGEHPRRRGRPKKFDGKVDFSDLQRFDLVSETSTERVWTQVVWSVQWAREVRAVVIQQVGKKGQVTGYAVLFSTAVTMPAHEVIALYRSRFEIELIFRDAKQFLGGQDVQLRSQPGIEAHWNVVLLTLNLCRLEALRAAEGGQNLVFSLEDMKRRAYNALLAQVILSKLDLSARFEELEHLPSSPLNFGLKAA, translated from the coding sequence ATGGGTCTAATGGCTATCCTACAGTACGTTCTCAGCGCGGTCCCGCTGCGCAAGACGCAGCGGAATTTTCTGACCGTGCTGCTTAGCGTATTTCTCGCTGTTCCTGGACGGCTGAACGTCCTGAACCTCTCCCGATATGCGGCCTGCTCAGAGAGTACGATCCGTCGTTGGCTGCACCGAAGTGACCCCGGGGCCATTCCCTGGGGCGCAGTACACCGGGCGACTGTGAGCACGGCGATTGAGAGTGGGCTGATCAGCCCACTGTGCGTTCTGGCCATCGACGCCTCTTTTCACCGCAAATCTGGTCAGCACACCGCACACCTCGGCTCGTTCTGGAATGGCTGTGCCGCACGGACCGAACGTGGGATCGAGCAATCCTGCTGTGCCCTGATTGACGTCCAGCACCGACAGGCATTTACGGTCGATGTCCGTCAGACCCGGACCGGGTCTGAGGCCCCGAGTCGTCTGGAACAGGCCGCTGACCAGCTGGATGACGTGTTGCTTGATCTCCAGACTGTTCCACGGCTTGATCTGGCCGCTGTGGTTGCGGATGGGAACTATGCGAAAGAATCCATGGTGGAGACCGTGACCGGTCACGGTCTCCCATTCATCTCCAGATTTCCTCGCAACGCCAACCTCAAGTATCTCTATACCGGCGAGCATCCCAGACGACGCGGACGGCCAAAAAAGTTCGACGGCAAGGTGGATTTCAGCGACTTGCAGCGCTTTGACCTCGTTTCTGAAACGTCGACCGAGCGGGTGTGGACTCAGGTGGTCTGGAGCGTGCAGTGGGCGCGAGAAGTGCGTGCAGTCGTCATCCAGCAGGTCGGTAAAAAGGGTCAAGTGACGGGTTACGCGGTGCTGTTCAGCACCGCTGTGACGATGCCCGCTCATGAGGTCATTGCGCTGTACCGGAGCCGTTTCGAGATTGAACTGATCTTCCGGGATGCCAAGCAGTTCCTGGGAGGCCAGGATGTGCAATTGCGGTCACAGCCAGGCATTGAGGCGCATTGGAACGTGGTCTTGCTGACCCTGAACCTCTGTCGCCTTGAGGCCCTGCGAGCAGCAGAGGGCGGACAGAATCTGGTGTTCAGTCTCGAAGACATGAAACGCAGGGCGTATAACGCCCTGCTGGCCCAAGTGATTTTGTCCAAGTTGGATCTCTCGGCCCGCTTTGAAGAATTAGAACATCTGCCGTCCAGTCCGCTAAATTTCGGCCTCAAAGCCGCCTAA
- a CDS encoding glycosyltransferase family 4 protein, which yields MTEAGHDLNLTVITDAPRVAGSEVWLLDVLPRLRAHGQRATVYCSAAPALDRWAAQLTEQGVTVERWTDLLTLPEMTGDADLRVLQVWNPDTYRTLLPQLRAPRSVVLHDQLDYHYGWPLQGLYREIYRQTKAKFLPQAEQRLTVSRWGAAFLQQELRVSDVRAVPNGVDTNRFSPLPESAREKLRAELGFRRFTVLVPGRFAPEKNQLAAVWAARQASDLDFVFVGDMDSGGGRLAQQLARTQPNVQFWGRRWDMPDLYRAADVLLQPTLAENQSLVTLEALASGLPLVTTPIPAQRELVQDGQTGLLVPPQPALLARALRALAAHPEQARRYGAAAREWVLDHHSLDQTVGQVAQAFAEATQ from the coding sequence ATGACTGAGGCAGGGCACGACCTGAATCTGACGGTCATCACCGACGCGCCGCGGGTGGCGGGCAGCGAGGTGTGGCTGCTTGACGTGTTGCCCCGGTTGCGCGCGCATGGGCAACGGGCGACGGTGTACTGCTCGGCGGCGCCCGCCCTCGACCGCTGGGCGGCGCAACTCACCGAGCAGGGCGTCACGGTGGAGCGTTGGACCGATCTGCTGACGTTGCCGGAGATGACTGGGGACGCCGACCTGCGGGTGTTGCAAGTCTGGAATCCAGACACTTACCGCACGTTACTGCCCCAGCTCAGGGCGCCGCGCAGTGTGGTGTTGCACGACCAGCTCGACTATCACTACGGCTGGCCGCTCCAGGGCCTTTACCGCGAAATTTACCGGCAGACGAAGGCCAAATTCCTTCCCCAGGCTGAGCAGCGCCTCACGGTGTCGCGGTGGGGCGCGGCTTTCTTACAGCAAGAACTGCGGGTGTCGGACGTGCGGGCGGTGCCCAACGGAGTGGACACTAACCGTTTTTCGCCATTGCCTGAGTCCGCGCGCGAAAAGCTGCGCGCCGAGCTGGGATTTCGCCGCTTTACCGTGCTCGTCCCTGGCCGCTTCGCCCCCGAAAAAAATCAACTGGCGGCGGTCTGGGCAGCGCGGCAAGCTTCCGACCTCGACTTCGTGTTCGTCGGCGATATGGATTCGGGAGGTGGGCGACTCGCGCAGCAACTGGCGCGCACTCAGCCCAACGTACAATTCTGGGGCCGGCGCTGGGACATGCCCGACCTCTACCGGGCGGCGGACGTGCTGCTGCAACCTACGCTCGCCGAAAACCAGTCGCTCGTCACGCTGGAGGCGCTCGCTTCCGGGTTGCCGCTGGTCACCACGCCGATTCCCGCCCAGCGCGAACTGGTGCAAGACGGTCAGACCGGCCTGCTGGTGCCTCCCCAGCCCGCGCTGCTCGCCCGGGCGCTGCGGGCGCTTGCGGCCCACCCGGAACAGGCCCGGCGTTACGGCGCGGCGGCGCGGGAATGGGTCCTTGACCATCACAGCCTTGACCAGACGGTGGGGCAGGTGGCGCAGGCTTTCGCAGAAGCCACGCAGTAA
- a CDS encoding phage holin family protein, with translation MEERKSMGSALVDVFDAGVVLVKSEINALARKVGEIAKAKGLGLVLLLAALGPLLLGMIFLILAVFYGLMRLGLAAWAAALIIALVSLAITGALIAMGLQKLSAEVDTDMPRRPVDMSGPEFRAGQGAEYQNAPGVPATSLKYPVPGAAAATAVPAASYGTTGSRVTGSQVTGTQVVGSQAAGTVSGSVQPSVEGAERVPVYESDADGRATMYGDRLNDKLEGHDDHDDPNLQNPVVLHDAPGIAVSTTPTFREDMRREGLSVNDVPPTDPDQTKPGQGGH, from the coding sequence ATGGAAGAACGCAAGAGTATGGGAAGCGCACTGGTCGACGTGTTCGATGCGGGCGTGGTTCTCGTCAAGTCCGAAATCAATGCGCTGGCCCGTAAGGTCGGAGAAATCGCCAAGGCCAAGGGCCTCGGGCTGGTGCTGCTGCTCGCCGCGCTCGGGCCGCTGCTGCTGGGGATGATTTTCCTGATTCTGGCGGTGTTCTACGGCCTGATGCGTCTGGGCCTCGCCGCCTGGGCCGCCGCGCTGATCATCGCCCTCGTCAGCCTCGCCATCACCGGCGCGCTGATCGCGATGGGCCTGCAAAAGCTCAGCGCCGAAGTCGACACCGACATGCCCCGCCGCCCGGTGGACATGAGCGGCCCCGAGTTCCGCGCCGGCCAGGGCGCCGAGTACCAGAACGCCCCCGGCGTGCCCGCCACCTCGCTGAAGTACCCCGTTCCCGGCGCTGCCGCGGCGACGGCGGTGCCCGCTGCGAGCTACGGCACCACCGGCAGCCGAGTCACTGGGAGCCAGGTCACGGGAACCCAGGTCGTCGGCAGTCAGGCTGCCGGCACCGTGTCGGGCAGCGTCCAGCCCTCGGTGGAAGGCGCCGAGCGCGTGCCGGTCTATGAGAGCGACGCCGATGGCCGCGCCACGATGTACGGCGACCGCCTAAACGACAAGCTCGAAGGCCATGACGACCACGACGACCCCAACCTGCAAAACCCGGTCGTGCTGCACGACGCCCCCGGCATCGCCGTGAGCACCACCCCCACCTTCCGCGAAGACATGCGCCGCGAGGGCCTGAGCGTGAACGACGTGCCCCCCACCGACCCCGACCAGACCAAGCCCGGCCAGGGAGGTCACTGA